TGTACATATAGatccatttatttatatataaccaAAGAATCATCTCATGTGGAAGTTGATATTATCTGTTAATTGTCTTTGAAGTAACCATCTTTAACAAACACCTACAAAATATATGCATTTGCTGTTAGTTGTAATGATTTAGAACTTGTTCTGTTGTATCTCAAGGCAATACATGGGCTAAACTCCTTTGATTACATTGATGGGTTGGCTTATCATTAAACTGCACTACGCCCACCCAAATCTATGCTCTTTACGACCAATATGAAAGGAAGGTAATTTTAGTTACCCTTCCTTTACAAAAACATTATTTACTTTTTACACATTAATAATCAGATGATAAatattatcaaaataatattttatcatttcaattTACGTGAAATTTAAAATATGCatgaaatttaaacttaaaacaccataacattttaattaaaatttcatttgatctttaaatcatttttataaatatatttattatataattttttccgTACATATTAATCTAGTATCTatttaaataatacattaacaattcttataacaaataaaaaattttattacaTGGTATGATTTAAATGGATTAATACAATAATTTCTTATAACATATGATCTCTTTTGCTGTAAAAGCATTCAAATGTCATACATGGATTATTTGTTGTGTGAATGTCcccaaaataaaaaacaaaaagagTTGTATATGTTACAAAACATTGCCTAAATATTATTTATCAGCACCAACATTCGAGTGAAATAAGAGATGTTGCTAACGTTGTTTTTAGCTATATCAGCTAAGAGTCATACATCAAGTTAGCAGGTTGATGAATGGAAAAGAAACTCTCATAATCAGCACTTGGGATGATAATTGAGAAACACCGTGTGAGACTGCGCTTAGTCCCTTTGCCTGATAAATCCCCAGCAACAGCAACGTGGGCAAAGAGCTAGCTAAAGCAGTAGCATGCCCTAACTGAAATGAAAGTGAAAGACGAACCTAAATGTTAATTACAACAAAGATTTATATTAACAAGAAATGTATGCCTAACTTAACAACCATGACAATAGCTCAAATGGGTTTTGATTGGAAGatttactctcttttttttttgtaattcagTTAGAAGGTTTGAAATTGGAGAAAAGGAGGTAGTTGTAGTTGTGATAAAGAAGCAAACtctgaaataaattaaatatgatGCCTTGActtgaattgaaaattttgtaaagctccccccccccccccttcaCAAAATCACCTTCTCATTTAGCTTCAATTCCAAGCAAATTATACAATCAAATGCCTCTCTAACCGCAACCGCCCCTTGCATTTCATGTACCTTCACCTtgcccaatttcatatttatttagaTATTCTTCGATTCAATAATATCATTTTCAAATCCATCTTTTCTGtgctatatattttattattatacccaacatttatttatcttaattccattatattatcatttaatttattaCATAAAACTTTTGCCAATTTTAAAATACTGAATGTTTATCTATCAATACATTATTTATGCTTCTTACTAATTTGGTTCACCCCATGTCAATTGTTAATTTATGGGGAAAAAATCACCATTTATATAAAGTAATTTGagctcttttatatatatatatatattaaaaaatacataaaattttatcatttcaattaaattttatttaacttttaaatatttttaaaaatatatctgTTACATTTGAGTTATAATTTGGTATCTATTAAATAAGTGAtataaatgactaaattataGTTCATCCAACCATTGGATTAAACATTCACGATTTGATGATGATTATCTCCCCCACCCCCGCGCCCACCGGACCACTCTGGGCTGTTGAAACTTCAGGAATACTAAAAAGGAAAAGGACCCTTAAGGCCATCTTGGTAAATATAATCAAACCTAAAGAATATTTAGGTGATTTGATAATAACAATTTGATACAACAAAAATCACTTCAACAACAAATAAATATGttaataacttaaaatttataaattataaattattaatatatcaaATTTTGTGAGGATCTACTAACACAAGTATAAAATTAAAGTATTTTTTTTACACTTAAAATTTTCATGATCCAAATGtcaaattttatatctcattcatataGATTATATGTGTCAAATTtgacataaatttaaaatttgtaacTATTTGATTTgtgtaaaaaaaatttcaatcattcaatacatattaATATATACAACATTTTAGATTAATATAATAGAGATATTGGATTAGTTCAAAATTTACATACATAATAAATATAAGTATAAAAACTATATTTActcatcaaaatttatataaataaaagtaCCTTGGtgaatttaaaacaaaatgttcatATGGAAGAATAAATTTCTtacaagaaaaggaaaaaataaaaatttaaagagtggaaattatttattttacagtataatttataatatagtaattatgatttgaaatgtttattatattatttaaattattaaactaatttatatatctaacattaattaaaaataaaatatatattattttgttaaattaaaaaaataatatgagGTGGAGTTAACAAACTAGAAATTTGTAAAAGGTGAAGAGTTTGGAGAAGTTCTTGGCCTGGGATTCTACCCTTGcttaagcataatatttgagTTTGGAGTCAGAATTTTGTTGAATCTAAGATAAAACTCATTTATTGGGTAACAAACCCAACTTGGAACTTAATTATTGGTGTTACAATATCTCTTTCACTTATCGCTCctactaatatatataaaattgtaaCTGTAATTGTGAGTCTAACTTAcaaacaaaattattattttaagtgtAGATTTAGATAAATGATGagcttaatttatttttattttatcattacaaTATTTATTCTTATAAAAGTACATCACCTATCTAAATCCACTACAAATTTCTCCTTCAACCGTTGTCTCCACACCCCTCCAAACTTTTTTGATGAAATCAGACGACCCACTCCATCCAACGACGTTTAATCGATCAGAGAATCACAAATTAGATTTAACTAAATGACTTAAATACCCTTAAGGAAATGCTTAATAATGGCTTAATAATCCAATCGAGTGCAAAGGGTAATTCTGTTTAAACGGTTTTAGAAACCatcaactttttccttccctccaATTCTCTCTTGCTATAATAAACcagtcttcttcttcttctactttccttttcttcttttggCTCTCTCCAAACAAACAACaagaatatattatatatatatatatatatatatcaaaaagaGATTTCTCACTCACTCTCTTTCGCTGTTCTGAAGAGAAAATCACTACTGTTACAGTCAAGGTTCAGGTGAGCGTCAAATTTTCTCAATTTCAATGAAATCTACTTTCTGATGTTTTTGATtcgatatcattttttttttagatttttttttctgTTATTCCTAAAAGCTTTTCCAAGCTTCATTCGGAAATGCAAAACGACAATTTTGCAACCGTCTATGGCGACCTCGCAGCCAAGCAATCGAAAGATCACCAGAGCGACGGAGTTTTCTCTTCCTCCACCACCTCATCCTCCACTTCCGCCGCTTCTGTCTTCGCTCTTTACCATCCTCGCATCCTCATGCAACAACATCAAGATATGATCAACCGCCACAACCTCTGCCTCACTCGCCTCCGTGAAGCTGCAAAGGAAGTCGAGGCACTCCGCCAAGAGAATACCTCCCTTCGATCTGCCAACCGAGATCTCAACAAGCAACTCAGCGCACTGATCCAAGTCTCTGTGCAGAACCACTTTTCATCAACTGATTACAAAACCACGCCGTTTGAGTTGGTGAACGCGTTGCGAGGACTTTGTCTCGGTAGTGGCGGTGGAGGAGAGGTAGATGTTTCTGATGAGAGTCCGACGAGTGTGATGGAAGGTGGTGCGGTGGACGTGGAGCGGGTCATGTTACCTAAGAGCATATCTGTTAGGTCTAATGGATATCTGAAGATGATGAATCAAGCTGGAGCGAGCCATCGTGGTAAAACTCGTGGACCAACTCGGACTGGAAATACCTCTCAACTCAGTGGAGCGGTGAGtttgattctttttctttttctttttctttttctagttCTGTTTGGATGCAAATTCGTAATTGCAAGTAGtcctttttgtttttattttatttaatgaatGCCTTCTTTGGCTTTGCAATGAAGCAATAAGCTAACTAAATCAATCATGTTAAGACGCGAGTTTCATTATTTAAGACTACTCTctttcctttaatttttattttttaaaataaataaaattgtttGGGGGCTTTGGCAAGAACCTAATTCAACCGAGTCTGTTACTGTCCTCTATTTTGGCACTATAAGATGACAATTGCTTAGTTTAGACAATTTATTAAGCAAGTAAAACTAGGGTTCACATTTACTGTTAATTCAGAGAATTTAAACTCTTTTACTTCCAATCTCCGGATTCACGGGCAGCGTAACTGAAATCTAGTGAAACAGTCCCAAACTTGTTACCCTTATCAAGAAATGTGCTTGGACATGTAaggtttgtgtatttatgaacAGTCTTGTGGCCGCTGGCTGTATattagaaataaaaatgaaattattcatttatatatataatagtaaatGCGAACAATAATAGGTTTACATTTGATTCTTGTTCACCTTAAGTCCTTAAAATGGAAATGCTGACTAATCCTTTTAGGTGAATGTGCAGCAGAAGGTGTACGTTCAGGGCGGAAAGAAGGAGGAAGAGCCGCTTGAATTGGAAGTGTACAACCAAGGCATGTTCAAAACTGAACTCTGTAACAAATGGCAAGAGACTGGTGCCTGTCCTTATGGCGATCACTGCCAATTTGCTCACGGCATTGAAGAGCTCCGCCCTGTAATCCGCCACCCTCGCTACAAGACTGAGGTTTGCAGGATGGTCCTTGCTGGTGATGTCTGTCCCTATGGGCATCGATGCCATTTTCGCCATGCACTTACTGAACAGGAGAAGTTCATGGACCACCTCAAGCCCAGGAACAGGTAAATAATGGGAGAACAACATATTGGTTGCTTGTTGTAGAGATCAATGTTCATAATCATAATCATAATCCTGAACCCCCAAAAATTTGTTAAAAGTATTATATGCATAAGGTAGGAAGGAAGTTTACAGGTATGGTGGACGTATATACAATTGGAATAATTAGCATCATAAGAAACACACAAGTTAGTAGATGGAGATTGGAAGAGGCTTTGTGGTCCTGGAAGGTGGGAGATTTGTTGAGGTTATTAGAGGTattcacttttttttctttttcttaatatCATTGTTTCTTCAAGTATGATATTAAAGCATAATCCTTACTTGGGATGTTTGGTGTGCTTAAACCAATCCAATGtggaacaaaaagaaaagaaaagaaaagcattAATAGTGATGATGTTCTTGATTCTGGCAAATTAAGCATCTTCTGTTTGGAGTCAATATGATATTGGTATTGTTAGTGTCATATAACTTTGATCGACCATTTTAAATGTGATACGGTTTTACTGTACGAACAACAATATAAAAAAAGTTTTAAGTATGGCAGAAAATTGAATTATgattaaaaaatcattttttaagGAATTTTTTCCCATATGTTTGTGTCACGAGGCCATTATCATGATAACCTTCTCTCGCATTTGTAACTATCCAGCCAGTAAGGAATTGAACAATAAAGGGCTGTTCATATACCACTTATCATGAGCAGTACCTTCTTCCAAAGAAACATGTTTGATATGCAATGCACTCTCGCCTATATGCCCAAAACCTCACTTTTTCTTCTTCGATGTGGAACTAATGTACTATAAGTCTTTTAGAGCCTTTGACATAACATATGCTAGGTGACCAGTAGTTTGGTTATGCCCATGGAGTAATGGGTTTTGAATTCAAAACTTTATATATGCTAAAAATTGGGAGATCCACTTTGTTaatgaaaattaataaaattttcaaaaattttatagaagggaaaaattaggAATATAAAAGGAGTTATTTTGGGTctttattctaaaaaataaaagaaatgtatAATATTGTAAAGAGAcgacaaaattttaattttctaaaataaatattatatttttttataagtaaaaaaattcaaaatggaAAAGTGGTCAGTAAAACATTTCATGGCcaatcaaaaaaaaaagaaaatcaatgtTCTAAAAACTAGATCGGAGATTGAACTAATCAAGTCTTGCGATTACCAGTTGAGCCTTTTCGATTATCAATTCAACCGATCAAACCGTTTGAATCAATTGGATCATTTTTAAGAGTTTCTAAATAAAAGAATTATGTACATTCAaaatgatgatgaaaatgattctTGTTTAGAAAACAAATTTGAAGATGCCCTATTCCGAAAAGAAGATGTCAAAATTAATCATGAAATTAAAGAAGACTTCTTCGAGGCATTCATTGAAGAAGACGAATATTGTGATTCTCAAAGCTTAATTGTGCACCACATGTTGAATGCATAAAAATGGGGGAGGGGGGCGAAGCTTGGAACAAAGAGATAATATATTCGTACTCGAAGACTAATCCAATGTAAACTTTGTTCACTCATCTTTGATAGTGGAAGTTGTGCTAATGTGTTGAGTACACTTTAAGCCATACAATCTTCAATAGCTTAATTGAAGTTAAGGTAATTAAACattctttaatttcttttaaaattggaAATTATACTTATGAGATTTGGTATGATGTAATTTCCATGCATGCTAGCCATCTACTTTAAAggtgactatgccaatttcaatTGAGATATGGTTCATCATGataaattgaattgttattctgtCATCTTCAAAGGAAAGAAATACACGTTGACTCCATTATCTCTTAAA
This window of the Gossypium arboreum isolate Shixiya-1 chromosome 12, ASM2569848v2, whole genome shotgun sequence genome carries:
- the LOC108478637 gene encoding zinc finger CCCH domain-containing protein 15-like isoform X3 — protein: MQNDNFATVYGDLAAKQSKDHQSDGVFSSSTTSSSTSAASVFALYHPRILMQQHQDMINRHNLCLTRLREAAKEVEALRQENTSLRSANRDLNKQLSALIQVSVQNHFSSTDYKTTPFELVNALRGLCLGSGGGGEVDVSDESPTSVMEGGAVDVERVMLPKSISVRSNGYLKMMNQAGASHRGKTRGPTRTGNTSQLSGAKVYVQGGKKEEEPLELEVYNQGMFKTELCNKWQETGACPYGDHCQFAHGIEELRPVIRHPRYKTEVCRMVLAGDVCPYGHRCHFRHALTEQEKFMDHLKPRNR
- the LOC108478637 gene encoding zinc finger CCCH domain-containing protein 15-like isoform X2 is translated as MQNDNFATVYGDLAAKQSKDHQSDGVFSSSTTSSSTSAASVFALYHPRILMQQHQDMINRHNLCLTRLREAAKEVEALRQENTSLRSANRDLNKQLSALIQVSVQNHFSSTDYKTTPFELVNALRGLCLGSGGGGEVDVSDESPTSVMEGGAVDVERVMLPKSISVRSNGYLKMMNQAGASHRGKTRGPTRTGNTSQLSGAQKVYVQGGKKEEEPLELEVYNQGMFKTELCNKWQETGACPYGDHCQFAHGIEELRPVIRHPRYKTEVCRMVLAGDVCPYGHRCHFRHALTEQEKFMDHLKPRNR
- the LOC108478637 gene encoding zinc finger CCCH domain-containing protein 15-like isoform X1, coding for MQNDNFATVYGDLAAKQSKDHQSDGVFSSSTTSSSTSAASVFALYHPRILMQQHQDMINRHNLCLTRLREAAKEVEALRQENTSLRSANRDLNKQLSALIQVSVQNHFSSTDYKTTPFELVNALRGLCLGSGGGGEVDVSDESPTSVMEGGAVDVERVMLPKSISVRSNGYLKMMNQAGASHRGKTRGPTRTGNTSQLSGAVNVQQKVYVQGGKKEEEPLELEVYNQGMFKTELCNKWQETGACPYGDHCQFAHGIEELRPVIRHPRYKTEVCRMVLAGDVCPYGHRCHFRHALTEQEKFMDHLKPRNR